The window ATTTATGTAGCTTTACATTTTGATTTCTTATGTACTACCCACTTTGCCTCAATGGGGTCGATATCTACCCCTTATTCGGTGATTTACTAAAAGGAAAGCCGTACATCTTTGATTTTTCGTCCAACAACCCAAAAACACTAGAGTACCCACTCACGGATTTCCATCAGTTCAACCAAATGGTTTTTGATGAATTAAAGAATGCATCCCGAAGCTGGGGCATTGGCAGGTATTTGGAAGAACGGAAAAGTCTGTTGCGGTCCTACCCTAACATTATTGAGGAACAACGGTATTATCATCTGGGTCTGGACATCATTGTACCCTACAACACTCCCATGTTTGCCCCTTTGGAAGCCGAAGTATACAAAACTGCAAAAGAAACTACCCTGGGCAATTACGGAGGTTATATCATTCTAAAACATGAGATGAATGGAGTAGTTTTTTATTCGTTGTATGGACACTTAAAGACACCTCACTTGGTCCATGTTGGGGACAAAATAAAGGCCGGTCAAAAGTTTGCTCACATA is drawn from Flagellimonas sp. MMG031 and contains these coding sequences:
- a CDS encoding peptidoglycan DD-metalloendopeptidase family protein — protein: MYYPLCLNGVDIYPLFGDLLKGKPYIFDFSSNNPKTLEYPLTDFHQFNQMVFDELKNASRSWGIGRYLEERKSLLRSYPNIIEEQRYYHLGLDIIVPYNTPMFAPLEAEVYKTAKETTLGNYGGYIILKHEMNGVVFYSLYGHLKTPHLVHVGDKIKAGQKFAHIGEESDSGGWFCHVHLQVLTQEAMDAGYSDWGYISPVLLPKVETYFPSPYFLFKY